A genomic window from Glycine soja cultivar W05 chromosome 10, ASM419377v2, whole genome shotgun sequence includes:
- the LOC114370014 gene encoding uncharacterized protein LOC114370014: protein MLSAIAFGFSANWWLRCHGRTPPPLSFPVSVSYSSSFNSNSTKFNYIHRASSEGLPNELVEDSKFVPLNEEDPIYGPPALLLLGFEADEALKIRQLLKELDGEFLKVIYCTEDMIMRSLWEAMHTTQPNVEDVKIAKSLPRICFLSGLSGEEMMMFIDSFPETGLKPAAFAALVPNSANKPLEELIDEIMGDHEMLTGEQL, encoded by the exons ATGTTATCTGCTATTGCCTTTGGATTCTCAGCGAATTGGTGGTTGCGCTGTCACGGGCGAACGCCTCCTCCTTTATCTTTTCCGGTTTCAGTGTCTTATTCTTCCTCTTTCAACTCCAACTCAACTAAGTTCAACTATATTCATAGAgcatcctctgaag GACTTCCTAATGAGTTGGTTGAAGACTCAAAATTTGTTCCTTTGAATGAGGAGGATCCTATATATGGTCCACCT GCCTTATTGTTGTTGGGCTTTGAAGCAGATGAAGCTTTGAAG aTTCGACAGCTTTTGAAAGAGTTGGATGGTGAATTCCTAAAG GTCATCTATTGTACTGAAGACATGATTATGCGTTCGCTTTGGGAGGCAATGCATACAACACAACCCAATGTAGAAGATGTCAAG ATAGCCAAGTCACTTCCTCGGATATGCTTCTTATCTGGTTTAAGTGGAGAGGAGATGATGATGTTCATAGATTCTTTCCCCGAAACTG GACTAAAACCAGCTGCATTTGCGGCACTTGTTCCGAACAGTGCTAATAAACCACTGGAGGAGTTGATAGATGAAATAATGGGAGACCATGAGATGTTG ACTGGAGAACAGCTATGA